The Microplitis demolitor isolate Queensland-Clemson2020A chromosome 8, iyMicDemo2.1a, whole genome shotgun sequence genome has a segment encoding these proteins:
- the LOC103573952 gene encoding tRNA (guanine(37)-N1)-methyltransferase, which translates to MAQRLSYYLNPLLNYKNYIKIINKYKKMDLLAPPDSVRGMTTLNRKSFDKTVEIPCLKLNISTNNYNTIMNIAKKYFLKLKKFKSFNQDNDNLIIYLDPCKVEKYDDIEESDRHILNKIGKIQFDKTEIALNYNNWNADELLRVILPADIEVPTSYTKVGHILHLNLRNDQLPFKSIIGQIYLDTIPQTKTVVNKLNNIETKFRYFEMEILAGDDDTVTTVKENNCKFTFDFAKVYWNSRLCTEHTNLLKFMNKNDVLYDVFAGVGPFSVPAARRGIQVLANDLNPESYKWLQYNATANKAKNLISFNKDGRDFLRDEVKKHLLERRKDNKDGCEHIAMNLPAIAIEFCDIFRNWMNDDEIKLISNKFPLVHLYCFVKVSKNTDPKPIAQTLVEETLGTKLTSESLKNIHHVRNVAPNKEMMRVSFYLTEEILKSVEPVKKKIKLDQDSNDCVEIFAENNGEEQKNIKDQKCLQG; encoded by the coding sequence atggCTCAAAGATTAAGTTACTATTTAAATCCgttattgaattataaaaattacattaaaataataaataaatataaaaaaatggatttacTGGCTCCACCTGACTCTGTTCGTGGTATGACAACTTTAAATCGTAAATCATTTGATAAAACTGTTGAAATAccatgtttaaaattaaatatatcaacaaataattacaatactatAATGAATATAGCGAAGaagtattttcttaaattaaaaaaattcaaatcattcAATCAAGACAATGataatttgataatatatttagatcCATGTAAAGTAGAAAAATACGACGATATTGAAGAATCAGATcgtcatattttaaataaaattggtaaAATACAATTTGATAAGACAGAAATAGcattgaattataataattggaaTGCGGATGAATTATTACGTGTTATATTGCCAGCAGATATTGAAGTACCAACTTCTTATACTAAAGTTGGTCATAtacttcatttaaatttacgtaATGATCAATTaccatttaaaagtattattggACAGATTTATTTAGACACGATACCACAAACTAAAACAGttgtcaataaattaaataatattgaaactaAGTTTCGTTATTTTGAAATGGAAATACTTGCTGGTGATGATGATACAGTTACGAcagttaaagaaaataattgtaaatttacatTTGACTTTGCTAAAGTATATTGGAACTCAAGATTATGTACAGAGcatactaatttattaaaatttatgaataaaaatgatgtaCTTTATGATGTATTTGCTGGTGTTGGTCCATTTTCAGTACCAGCAGCTCGTAGAGGTATCCAAGTATTGGCTAATGATTTAAATCCTGAATCTTACAAGTGGTTACAGTATAATGCAACTGCCAAtaaagctaaaaatttaatttctttcaataaagACGGCCGCGATTTTCTACGTGATGAAgtcaaaaaacatttattagaAAGACGGAAAGATAATAAAGATGGTTGTGAACATATTGCCATGAATTTACCGGCTATTGCTATTGAATTTTGTGATATTTTTCGTAATTGGATGAAtgatgatgaaataaaattaatttctaataaatttccGCTTGTTCATTTGTATTGTTTTGTtaaagtaagtaaaaatactGACCCAAAACCTATCGCTCAGACTTTGGTTGAAGAAACTTTGGGCACTAAATTGACGTCTGAgtcgttaaaaaatattcatcatgTAAGAAACGTTGCGCCAAACAAAGAAATGATGAGGGTATCATTTTATTTGActgaagaaattttaaaatctgtggagccagtgaaaaaaaaaataaaacttgatcagGATTCTAATGATTGTGTTGAAATATTTGCAGAAAATAATGgggaagaacaaaaaaatatcaaagaccaAAAATGTCTTCAAGGTTGA
- the LOC103573954 gene encoding opsin, ultraviolet-sensitive, whose product MSNDSIHWEARILPAGPPRLLGWNIPAEELVHIPEHWLVYPEPNPSLHYLLALLYILFTFVALLGNGLVLWIFCAAKALRTPSNMFVVNLALCDFMMMLKTPIFIYNSFNTGYALGHLACQIFAFIGALSGIGAAITNAAIAYDRYRTIARPLDGKLSRGQAMLFIALIWMYVLPWGLMPLMEVWGRFVPEGFLTSCTFDYLTDTNETRIFVGFIFTFSYAIPMSLIIYHYSQIVSHVVNHEKALREQAKKMNVESLRSNANSNAESAEIRIAKAAITICFLFVASWTPYGVMSLIGAFGNKSLLTPGVTMIPACTCKFVACLDPYVYAISHPRYRMELQKRLPWLEIKESTPDTTSTNTEAVNAPAAS is encoded by the exons ATGTCGAACGACAGTATTCACTGGGAAGCAAGAATCCTTCCCGCAGGACCACCACGATTGCTGGGATGGAATATACCAGCTGAAGAATTAGTTCACATACCAGAACATTGGCTGGTCTATCCGGAGCCAAACCCCTcccttcattatttattagcatTATTATACATCTTATTTACTTTCGTTGCACTTTTGGGCAATGGACTTGTCTTGTGGATATTTTGTgc agCTAAAGCGCTGCGGACGCCGTCAAATATGTTTGTAGTAAATTTGGCTCTCTGTGATTTCATGATGATGTTAAAGACGCcgatatttatctataattcTTTTAACACTGGATACGCACTTGGACATCTTGCTTGTCAGATATTTGCATTCATTGGAGCTCTCAGTGGGATTGGTGCTGCTATCACTAATGCAGCTATAGCATATGACAGATATCG aaCAATTGCAAGACCCTTGGACGGGAAATTATCAAGAGGCCAAGCAATGTTATTTATTGCATTAATTTGGATGTACGTATTACCTTGGGGACTGATGCCACTGATGGAAGTGTGGGGAAGATTTGTACCTGAAGGATTTTTAACGAGTTGTACATTTGACTATTTAACAGATACAAATGAAACTCGTATCTTTGTtggatttatatttacattttcttACGCAATACCAATGtctctaataatttatcactACAGTCAGATAGTCAGTCATGTAGTAAATCACGAGAAGGCATTACGTGAACAAGCAAAAAAGATGAATGTAGAAAGTCTTCGTAGCAATGCTAATTCAAATGCCGAATCTGCTGAAATTCGTATCGCTAAA GCTGCCATAACAATTTGCTTCCTTTTCGTTGCTTCATGGACACCTTACGGAGTAATGTCACTAATTGGAGCATTTGGCAACAAATCATTATTGACTCCCGGCGTAACAATGATTCCAGCATGTACATGCAAATTTGTTGCTTGTTTGGATCCTTACGTGTACGCAATAAGTCATCCGAGATACAGAATGGAGCTACAAAAACGTTTACCGTGGCTCGAAATAAAAGAATCAACACCGGATACAACTAGCACCAACACCGAGGCCGTGAATGCACCGGCAGcaagttaa
- the LOC103573955 gene encoding xaa-Pro aminopeptidase ApepP isoform X1, producing MGSSYWIILLTCLPGLMSNQDEYGISQSPLDYNGSKRTACPKSEFDNQPADRFDSSITLRQLRSEMVRMTSVHDKPLDGYIITSDDDHQSESVSPHDMRREFLTGFYGSAGEALITSNKAVLWTDGRYHLQADQQLDCNWILMKYGHKGVPSITEWLINEFDNRTEVRIGADPMLIPAFIWESWENQLAQSSVHLIAVTTNLIDLIWQVGRPKNNSYAAYPLEIKFAGKPWQEKVRQVRLKMELSAADALVVTALDDIAWLLNIRGWDLPNTPVLKSYVIITQGSIYLYADRHKILRSVDIHLKTDGCYHADCVRLQSYSEIWNDLRTMSQTWSKVWLPSYCGYAQGASRKIYISIPAEKRLPKPSPIIELRAIKNDIEILGMRKAHLRDAVAMCDFMAYIDQQLKYKTTKWDEMQVARVVNEFRLEMDYNQGIAFPTIAGYGPHGALPHYEPSDRTSLMIDLNSTLVIDSGGQYFDGTTDVTRTIHFGEPTQEQREAYTRVLIGSIELASLIFPSNLRTDQLDILARRPLWDMHDDYMHGTGHGIGHFLSVHEPPISVSYNMNATPTAGCTCYLSPGNFLSNEPGYYKAGDFGIRLENILEVVEADSPQQDRKSFFKFRDATLIPYEPKLIDTNMLSPAHRRWLNDYNNRIRNEVGPELKKHLRMVGFEWMMKKTRSIPEWGEVDERLFVGAANPSYSKYHCALIFIVILLQI from the exons GTTTGATGTCTAATCAAGATGAATACGGTATATCACAATCACCACTGGATTACAATGGATCAAAAAGAACAGCTTGTCCTAAAAGTGAATTTGACAATCAACCTGCAGATAGATTTGATTCATCAATTACATTACGACAGTTAAGATCGGAGATGGTTCGCATGACTTCAGTACACGATAAACCACTTGATGGCTATATTATTACATCCGATGATGATCATCAG AGTGAAAGTGTTTCACCACATGATATGAGACGAGAATTTTTAACTGGATTTTACGGAAGCGCTGGGGAAGCTTTAATTACTTCAAATAAAGCAGTATTGTGGACCGATGGAAGGTATCACCTTCAAGCTGACCAACAACTCGACTGCAATTGGATTCTTATGAAATACGGCCATAAGGGA gttCCATCCATAACAGAAtggttaattaatgaatttgaCAACCGTACAGAAGTTAGAATAGGAGCTGATCCAATGCTAATCCCAGCATTTATATGGGAATCATGGGAAAACCAACTAG CACAGTCATCGGTACATTTGATAGCCGTAAcaacaaatttaattgatttaatttggCAAGTCGGGCgtccaaaaaataattcatacgCCGCTTATccattagaaataaaatttgctggCAAACCATGGCAAGAAAAAGTACGACAAGTAAGATTGAAAATGGAATTATCTGCAGCAGATGCATTAGTAGTAACCGCTCTTGATGACATAGCTTGGTTATTAAATATTCGGGGTTGGGATTTACCAAACACACCTGTATTAAAatcttatgtaattattacccAAGGATCTATTTACCTTTATGCTGatcgacataaaattttaagatctgtcgatatacatttaaaaactGATGGTTGTTATCATGCAGATTGTGTCag attACAAAGTTACTCAGAAATCTGGAATGATTTACGAACTATGTCTCAAACATGGAGTAAAGTATGGTTACCTTCTTACTGTGGATATGCTCAAGGAGCGTCacgaaaaatttacatatcc ATTCCAGCTGAGAAACGTTTACCAAAACCATCTCCAATAATTGAATTACGTgctattaaaaatgatattgaaaTATTAGGAATGAGAAAAGCACATTTACGTGATGCAGTTGCAATGTGTGATTTTATGGCTTATATCGATCAACAATTGAAATACAAAACAACTAAATGGGACGAGATGCAAGTAGCTAGAGTTGTTAATGAATTTCGGCTTGAAATGGATTACAATCAGGGTATTGCTTTTCCTACAATAGCCGGTTATGGTCCACATGGTGCATTACCACATTATGAACCAAGCGATCGTACCAGTTTAatgattgatttaaattcaacgTTAGTAATAGACTCAGGCGGCCAGTATTTCGATGGCACAACTGATGTAACGAGAACAATACATTTCGGTGAACCAACACAAGAACAAAGAGAAGCTTATACACGTGTATTAATAGGCTCTATTGAATTAGCATCATTAATTTTCCCGAGTAATTTGAGAACAGATCAACTAGATATTCTGGCAAGACGTCCATTGTGGGATATGCATGATGACTATATGCATGGAACTGGCCATGGCATTGGCCATTTTTTATCTGTTCATGAAC cTCCAATTAGTGTATCTTATAATATGAATGCAACGCCAACAGCTGGATGTACGTGTTATTTAAGcccaggaaattttttatccaatgAGCCTGGCTATTATAAAGCTGGTGATTTTGGAATACGATTAGAAAATATACTTGAAGTTGTAGAAGCAGATTCACCA caacaagatagaaaaagtttttttaaattccgtgATGCGACCTTGATACCCTACGAGCCAAAACTAATAGATACTAATATGTTGAGTCCTGCACAT AGACGTTGgttaaatgattataataatcgTATAAGAAATGAAGTAGGGCCAGAATTAAAGAAACATTTGAGAATGGTTGGATTTGAATGGATGATGAAAAAAACTCGTAGCATTCCTGAATGGGGTGAAGTCGATGAACGCCTTTTTGTCGGTGCAGCAAATCCATCTTATTCTAAATATCATTgtgcacttatttttattgtgatattattacaaatatga
- the LOC103573955 gene encoding xaa-Pro aminopeptidase ApepP isoform X2: MSNQDEYGISQSPLDYNGSKRTACPKSEFDNQPADRFDSSITLRQLRSEMVRMTSVHDKPLDGYIITSDDDHQSESVSPHDMRREFLTGFYGSAGEALITSNKAVLWTDGRYHLQADQQLDCNWILMKYGHKGVPSITEWLINEFDNRTEVRIGADPMLIPAFIWESWENQLAQSSVHLIAVTTNLIDLIWQVGRPKNNSYAAYPLEIKFAGKPWQEKVRQVRLKMELSAADALVVTALDDIAWLLNIRGWDLPNTPVLKSYVIITQGSIYLYADRHKILRSVDIHLKTDGCYHADCVRLQSYSEIWNDLRTMSQTWSKVWLPSYCGYAQGASRKIYISIPAEKRLPKPSPIIELRAIKNDIEILGMRKAHLRDAVAMCDFMAYIDQQLKYKTTKWDEMQVARVVNEFRLEMDYNQGIAFPTIAGYGPHGALPHYEPSDRTSLMIDLNSTLVIDSGGQYFDGTTDVTRTIHFGEPTQEQREAYTRVLIGSIELASLIFPSNLRTDQLDILARRPLWDMHDDYMHGTGHGIGHFLSVHEPPISVSYNMNATPTAGCTCYLSPGNFLSNEPGYYKAGDFGIRLENILEVVEADSPQQDRKSFFKFRDATLIPYEPKLIDTNMLSPAHRRWLNDYNNRIRNEVGPELKKHLRMVGFEWMMKKTRSIPEWGEVDERLFVGAANPSYSKYHCALIFIVILLQI; encoded by the exons ATGTCTAATCAAGATGAATACGGTATATCACAATCACCACTGGATTACAATGGATCAAAAAGAACAGCTTGTCCTAAAAGTGAATTTGACAATCAACCTGCAGATAGATTTGATTCATCAATTACATTACGACAGTTAAGATCGGAGATGGTTCGCATGACTTCAGTACACGATAAACCACTTGATGGCTATATTATTACATCCGATGATGATCATCAG AGTGAAAGTGTTTCACCACATGATATGAGACGAGAATTTTTAACTGGATTTTACGGAAGCGCTGGGGAAGCTTTAATTACTTCAAATAAAGCAGTATTGTGGACCGATGGAAGGTATCACCTTCAAGCTGACCAACAACTCGACTGCAATTGGATTCTTATGAAATACGGCCATAAGGGA gttCCATCCATAACAGAAtggttaattaatgaatttgaCAACCGTACAGAAGTTAGAATAGGAGCTGATCCAATGCTAATCCCAGCATTTATATGGGAATCATGGGAAAACCAACTAG CACAGTCATCGGTACATTTGATAGCCGTAAcaacaaatttaattgatttaatttggCAAGTCGGGCgtccaaaaaataattcatacgCCGCTTATccattagaaataaaatttgctggCAAACCATGGCAAGAAAAAGTACGACAAGTAAGATTGAAAATGGAATTATCTGCAGCAGATGCATTAGTAGTAACCGCTCTTGATGACATAGCTTGGTTATTAAATATTCGGGGTTGGGATTTACCAAACACACCTGTATTAAAatcttatgtaattattacccAAGGATCTATTTACCTTTATGCTGatcgacataaaattttaagatctgtcgatatacatttaaaaactGATGGTTGTTATCATGCAGATTGTGTCag attACAAAGTTACTCAGAAATCTGGAATGATTTACGAACTATGTCTCAAACATGGAGTAAAGTATGGTTACCTTCTTACTGTGGATATGCTCAAGGAGCGTCacgaaaaatttacatatcc ATTCCAGCTGAGAAACGTTTACCAAAACCATCTCCAATAATTGAATTACGTgctattaaaaatgatattgaaaTATTAGGAATGAGAAAAGCACATTTACGTGATGCAGTTGCAATGTGTGATTTTATGGCTTATATCGATCAACAATTGAAATACAAAACAACTAAATGGGACGAGATGCAAGTAGCTAGAGTTGTTAATGAATTTCGGCTTGAAATGGATTACAATCAGGGTATTGCTTTTCCTACAATAGCCGGTTATGGTCCACATGGTGCATTACCACATTATGAACCAAGCGATCGTACCAGTTTAatgattgatttaaattcaacgTTAGTAATAGACTCAGGCGGCCAGTATTTCGATGGCACAACTGATGTAACGAGAACAATACATTTCGGTGAACCAACACAAGAACAAAGAGAAGCTTATACACGTGTATTAATAGGCTCTATTGAATTAGCATCATTAATTTTCCCGAGTAATTTGAGAACAGATCAACTAGATATTCTGGCAAGACGTCCATTGTGGGATATGCATGATGACTATATGCATGGAACTGGCCATGGCATTGGCCATTTTTTATCTGTTCATGAAC cTCCAATTAGTGTATCTTATAATATGAATGCAACGCCAACAGCTGGATGTACGTGTTATTTAAGcccaggaaattttttatccaatgAGCCTGGCTATTATAAAGCTGGTGATTTTGGAATACGATTAGAAAATATACTTGAAGTTGTAGAAGCAGATTCACCA caacaagatagaaaaagtttttttaaattccgtgATGCGACCTTGATACCCTACGAGCCAAAACTAATAGATACTAATATGTTGAGTCCTGCACAT AGACGTTGgttaaatgattataataatcgTATAAGAAATGAAGTAGGGCCAGAATTAAAGAAACATTTGAGAATGGTTGGATTTGAATGGATGATGAAAAAAACTCGTAGCATTCCTGAATGGGGTGAAGTCGATGAACGCCTTTTTGTCGGTGCAGCAAATCCATCTTATTCTAAATATCATTgtgcacttatttttattgtgatattattacaaatatga